In the genome of Oscillatoria sp. FACHB-1407, one region contains:
- a CDS encoding thiol-disulfide oxidoreductase DCC family protein, which translates to MDAQTLATQPNSPTSTWKIKLLYDGACPLCLREVNFLRRRDAGRGLVAFIDIAEDDYSPEANGGVDFETAMGRIHAVLPDGTVIKNVEVFRQVYEVLGMGWVYAITKIPVIGFIADALYEWWADYRLPLTGRGSLAAIMRDRQNRLATCDTEGRCRLPDDRE; encoded by the coding sequence ATGGATGCTCAAACTCTGGCTACTCAACCTAACTCCCCTACCTCCACTTGGAAAATTAAGTTGTTATATGATGGGGCGTGCCCGTTGTGTCTGCGAGAGGTCAACTTTTTAAGACGACGGGATGCGGGTCGTGGATTAGTAGCATTTATCGATATTGCAGAGGATGACTATTCCCCAGAGGCGAATGGGGGAGTCGATTTCGAGACAGCGATGGGGCGCATTCACGCAGTGTTGCCGGATGGCACGGTGATCAAAAACGTTGAGGTTTTCCGTCAGGTGTATGAGGTGTTGGGCATGGGTTGGGTCTATGCCATTACGAAAATCCCTGTGATTGGCTTTATTGCCGATGCTTTATATGAATGGTGGGCAGACTATCGTTTACCGTTGACCGGGCGAGGTAGTTTAGCGGCAATTATGCGCGATCGCCAAAACCGCCTTGCTACTTGTGACACGGAAGGACGTTGCCGCTTACCCGACGATCGGGAGTGA
- a CDS encoding aldo/keto reductase — MKTIQLSSGQSIPVLGLGTWRMGEAIAQRQQEIAALQQGLDLGMNLIDTAEMYGEGGAETVIAEVIAQRRESVFLVSKVYPHNASRRGAIAACERSLQRLKTDYLDLYLLHWRGSIPLSETLEAFQTLKQAGKIRDYGVSNFDVADMEEANTLPGGEAIATNQVLYNLQRRGIEWNLLPWCQQHQIPVMAYSPVEQGRLLQNRTLKAIAQEKGVTAAQVAIAWLLHQENVIVIPKASNVTHVKENRAALDLKLSPDDLQALDRAFPPPVKPVALEML, encoded by the coding sequence ATGAAAACAATCCAGTTGTCATCGGGTCAGTCCATCCCAGTGTTAGGACTGGGGACATGGAGGATGGGAGAGGCGATCGCCCAACGCCAACAAGAGATTGCGGCTCTGCAACAAGGATTGGATTTGGGGATGAATCTGATTGACACGGCTGAGATGTATGGGGAAGGAGGAGCCGAAACCGTGATAGCTGAGGTGATCGCCCAGCGACGAGAAAGCGTTTTCTTGGTTAGCAAGGTCTATCCTCACAATGCCTCACGACGAGGTGCGATCGCTGCCTGTGAGCGCAGTCTACAACGACTCAAAACGGACTATCTTGATCTTTATTTGCTGCACTGGCGAGGCTCCATTCCTTTATCAGAAACGCTAGAGGCATTTCAAACCCTGAAACAGGCAGGCAAAATTCGTGACTATGGGGTTAGCAACTTTGATGTAGCGGATATGGAGGAAGCGAACACGTTACCTGGAGGAGAAGCGATCGCAACGAATCAAGTGCTCTATAACTTGCAGCGACGTGGCATTGAATGGAACCTTTTGCCCTGGTGTCAACAACATCAAATTCCTGTGATGGCATACTCCCCCGTTGAGCAGGGGCGACTGTTGCAAAACCGCACATTGAAAGCGATCGCCCAGGAAAAGGGAGTCACCGCAGCCCAGGTCGCGATCGCCTGGTTACTGCATCAAGAGAATGTGATCGTCATTCCCAAAGCCAGTAATGTGACTCACGTTAAGGAAAATCGAGCCGCTCTCGATCTCAAACTTTCCCCGGACGATCTGCAAGCCTTGGATCGTGCTTTTCCACCTCCAGTAAAACCCGTTGCACTGGAGATGTTGTAA
- a CDS encoding polysaccharide lyase has product MQVVNHSSTLLNSAAYTATQGTTSSLNHQTALSNVRTRTLARAMSTPGQTALQLEAETMSLSGYTRQATSIASGRSYVQLSGNSGTVSTRFTGTSGRYKMVLQYFDENDGRSTFTAKVGSSTIGSLTANRNLGSANANQRTLTSRAIANDVRINNGQIISIRGVKNAGELARLDSITLTPVIPPTPTSPPTSTPTSPINPNPSTGGSTDPFANEFGSGWMTRWGVRSSGSWGQQNMQVVADETGRFGNVLRVTYPAGSASPTVTRSDQAPVGGTQFYADMGMTPQTSARLSYYVRFSENFNFVKGGKLPGLYGGTGNSGGDIPNGTDGFSTRYMWRTGGQGEIYAYMPTSQDHGTSIDRGAWQFRPGVWHHIEQQVTLNQPGKSDGQVQVWFDGKAVAQEGGLTFRTTDSLRLNGLFFSTFFGGGDTSWATPQNVHADFAHFSIAPV; this is encoded by the coding sequence ATGCAAGTAGTAAACCATTCCTCTACTCTGTTAAATTCTGCTGCCTACACTGCGACTCAAGGAACAACATCTTCTCTCAATCATCAGACTGCTCTTTCCAATGTCAGAACCCGCACATTGGCTCGTGCAATGAGCACACCGGGACAAACCGCTTTACAGCTAGAAGCAGAAACCATGAGCTTGAGCGGTTACACCCGACAAGCAACCAGCATCGCCAGTGGTCGCAGCTACGTTCAACTCTCTGGTAACAGTGGCACTGTCTCAACTCGATTTACCGGAACAAGCGGTCGCTACAAAATGGTATTGCAGTATTTTGATGAGAATGACGGGAGATCAACTTTTACCGCTAAGGTCGGTAGTTCGACAATAGGTTCATTGACTGCCAATCGCAATCTGGGATCAGCCAATGCCAACCAACGGACGTTAACCAGTAGGGCGATCGCAAATGATGTCAGAATCAACAACGGGCAAATCATTAGCATTCGGGGCGTTAAAAATGCTGGGGAACTAGCTCGGTTAGACAGCATCACCTTGACTCCCGTCATTCCCCCCACTCCAACATCACCGCCAACATCAACCCCAACATCCCCCATTAACCCCAACCCCTCAACTGGAGGCTCCACAGACCCCTTTGCTAACGAATTTGGCTCAGGTTGGATGACCCGCTGGGGTGTGCGTTCATCAGGCTCCTGGGGGCAACAAAATATGCAAGTTGTGGCGGATGAAACAGGCAGATTTGGCAATGTCTTGCGAGTCACCTATCCGGCAGGGTCAGCCAGTCCAACTGTCACTCGTAGCGATCAAGCACCCGTTGGTGGAACGCAGTTCTACGCCGATATGGGCATGACTCCCCAAACATCAGCCCGACTGAGCTACTACGTGCGATTCTCAGAGAACTTCAACTTTGTCAAAGGAGGCAAATTACCTGGATTGTATGGCGGAACAGGAAACAGTGGTGGCGACATCCCCAATGGCACCGATGGATTTTCTACCCGTTATATGTGGCGCACAGGCGGGCAGGGCGAGATCTATGCCTATATGCCCACCAGCCAGGATCATGGCACGTCGATCGATCGCGGTGCGTGGCAATTTAGACCCGGCGTTTGGCATCATATTGAGCAACAAGTGACCCTCAACCAGCCCGGTAAGAGTGATGGTCAAGTGCAGGTTTGGTTTGATGGTAAAGCAGTCGCCCAGGAAGGAGGTTTAACCTTCCGCACCACCGATTCGTTACGGTTGAACGGGTTGTTCTTCTCAACCTTTTTTGGAGGTGGTGATACATCCTGGGCAACCCCTCAAAATGTTCATGCTGACTTTGCTCACTTCTCGATCGCCCCGGTGTAG
- a CDS encoding IS66 family transposase encodes MRTFLALFASRMKRLFLKAIALQQRQRTLVAWIIEQYCARFRGSMREILNLKPQSVEGQRLLKRYQKIRAHLLLFLTDETIPPTNNSSEQALRWSVIFRKVTNSFRSD; translated from the coding sequence ATGCGTACATTCCTAGCTTTGTTTGCTTCCCGGATGAAGCGGCTGTTCCTCAAAGCCATTGCCTTGCAACAACGGCAACGCACCCTGGTTGCCTGGATCATCGAGCAGTATTGCGCTCGATTTCGCGGTTCAATGCGGGAGATTTTGAATCTCAAACCCCAATCAGTCGAGGGACAGCGGTTGCTCAAACGCTATCAAAAAATTCGTGCTCATCTGTTGTTGTTTTTGACGGATGAGACGATTCCACCGACTAACAATTCCAGTGAGCAAGCGTTGCGCTGGAGTGTCATCTTTCGCAAGGTGACCAACAGCTTCCGTTCCGACTGA
- a CDS encoding alpha/beta fold hydrolase, which yields MGISSAPYHEILERLSRHHTLIAPDLPSFARSPYGELISDYDDYASLMLSFLDALNLKQVHVVGHSLGGEIAITLATLAQIGSKAWCWQIAREFQWFLCWRLR from the coding sequence GTGGGCATTTCCTCTGCACCATATCACGAGATTTTAGAACGGTTGTCGCGACATCACACGCTGATCGCACCCGATCTACCGAGCTTTGCGCGATCGCCCTATGGTGAACTGATCTCGGACTACGACGACTATGCCAGCTTGATGCTGTCTTTTTTAGATGCGCTCAATCTCAAACAAGTGCATGTCGTGGGGCACTCCTTGGGTGGAGAAATTGCCATTACCCTCGCGACCCTCGCCCAGATCGGATCAAAAGCCTGGTGTTGGCAGATAGCACGGGAGTTCCAGTGGTTTCTCTGCTGGAGATTACGCTGA
- a CDS encoding alpha/beta fold hydrolase, which translates to MVSLLEITLIRAFEMVAQISLPRLKLQMVDIPQVFSHNLLFNTGNVIQALLLSLETNLKHLLPQIQAPCLLLWAEKDLTPLLKVAHEMAALIPHATLKTVDVGWHE; encoded by the coding sequence GTGGTTTCTCTGCTGGAGATTACGCTGATTCGAGCGTTTGAGATGGTGGCTCAGATTTCCCTGCCAAGGCTAAAACTGCAAATGGTAGACATTCCCCAAGTCTTTTCTCACAACCTGTTATTCAACACAGGCAATGTGATTCAAGCACTGCTGCTGTCGTTAGAAACCAACTTGAAACATTTACTTCCCCAGATTCAGGCTCCCTGTTTGTTGTTGTGGGCAGAAAAAGACCTGACCCCCCTGTTAAAAGTGGCTCACGAAATGGCTGCATTAATCCCCCATGCCACCCTCAAAACAGTCGATGTGGGATGGCATGAGTGA
- a CDS encoding carbonic anhydrase, translating into MNFNKDSIQRRDFLRMGTASLLGLSGATSILGRINPAHAAELETDPVLDPNAALRRLLDGNQRFMQHHPQYPDQSQARVQAVAQAQHPFATVLSCADSRVPAELIFDQGIGNIFDVRIAGNIATPEALGSIEYAVVLLGTPLLMVLGHERCGAVTAAVQNEALPGEIGSFVKAILPAVERVKGKSGDMVENAVVANVHYQIDQLKRSPLLMERVKSGKLKIVGGRYDLDSGRVTTVI; encoded by the coding sequence ATGAATTTCAACAAAGATTCGATTCAACGTCGTGATTTTTTAAGAATGGGAACGGCGAGCTTGCTTGGGCTTTCCGGTGCAACCAGTATCTTAGGGCGGATCAATCCGGCTCATGCAGCAGAATTGGAGACTGATCCAGTGCTCGATCCCAATGCAGCATTACGAAGGCTATTGGATGGCAATCAACGCTTCATGCAACACCATCCCCAATATCCTGATCAGTCTCAAGCGCGTGTGCAGGCGGTGGCTCAGGCACAACATCCCTTTGCAACCGTGTTGAGTTGTGCAGATTCACGAGTCCCCGCAGAACTCATTTTTGACCAGGGCATCGGTAATATTTTTGACGTGCGGATTGCGGGAAATATTGCGACACCAGAAGCCCTTGGCAGTATCGAATATGCGGTCGTGTTGCTGGGCACCCCCCTATTGATGGTGTTGGGTCACGAACGCTGTGGAGCCGTCACGGCTGCCGTTCAAAATGAGGCATTACCGGGTGAGATTGGTAGCTTTGTCAAAGCCATTTTGCCCGCGGTCGAGCGCGTCAAAGGGAAATCAGGAGATATGGTTGAGAATGCCGTAGTCGCCAATGTGCATTACCAGATTGACCAGTTGAAGCGATCGCCCCTGCTCATGGAACGAGTCAAATCTGGCAAATTGAAAATTGTCGGCGGTCGGTATGACCTGGATTCTGGCAGAGTGACGACTGTGATATGA
- a CDS encoding P-II family nitrogen regulator, with protein MHSMKRIEIIANSFELGKILESLDKSGVHGHAVIRNVTGRGLRGETTEDLDMTMLDNVYILAFCVPDQLKPVVENLRPLLNKFGGTCYISDVMEISSMKSVASL; from the coding sequence ATGCATTCGATGAAACGAATTGAGATCATTGCTAACTCGTTTGAGTTAGGCAAGATTTTAGAAAGTTTAGATAAGTCTGGTGTGCATGGTCATGCGGTAATCCGCAACGTGACAGGTAGAGGATTAAGAGGTGAAACAACCGAAGACTTAGATATGACGATGCTCGATAACGTCTACATTCTGGCGTTTTGTGTACCGGATCAACTTAAGCCCGTCGTAGAAAATCTGCGTCCCTTGCTTAACAAATTTGGAGGAACCTGTTACATCTCGGATGTCATGGAGATTAGCTCGATGAAATCTGTTGCATCCCTTTAA
- a CDS encoding sodium-dependent bicarbonate transport family permease, with protein MDISLIVSNILNPPILFFFLGMIAVLVKSDLEIPPPVPKLFSLYLLLAIGFKGGVELVKSGITQEVILTLLAAMLMACAVPVYTFFILKLKLDTYDAAAIAATYGSISAVTFITATAFLNELGIDTDGYMVAALALMESPAIIVGLILVNLFAIDEKREFSWPEVLRDAFLNSSVFLLVGSLAIGFATGEHGWEVLEPFTQGMFYGVLTFFLLDMGLVAARRIKDLQKTGIFLISFAILIPIVNAGIGLLIAKFINMPRGDALLFAVLCASASYIAVPAAMRLTVPEANPSLYVSTALAVTFPFNIIVGIPLYLYGINLLWR; from the coding sequence GTGGATATCAGTTTGATTGTGTCTAATATCCTCAATCCACCCATTCTGTTCTTTTTCCTGGGAATGATTGCTGTTTTAGTTAAATCCGATCTCGAAATTCCTCCACCTGTCCCCAAGTTATTTTCGTTGTATCTGCTGCTGGCGATCGGCTTTAAGGGCGGCGTTGAGTTAGTCAAAAGCGGCATTACGCAAGAGGTCATTTTAACGCTGTTGGCTGCCATGTTGATGGCATGTGCCGTCCCGGTCTACACCTTCTTTATTCTCAAATTGAAGCTAGATACTTATGATGCGGCGGCGATCGCAGCAACCTATGGTTCCATCAGTGCGGTCACGTTCATTACAGCAACAGCGTTTCTCAATGAACTGGGCATTGATACTGATGGTTACATGGTGGCAGCCCTGGCTCTCATGGAGTCACCAGCCATCATTGTGGGGTTGATTCTCGTCAATCTGTTCGCCATCGATGAAAAACGCGAGTTCTCCTGGCCTGAAGTATTGCGAGACGCATTTCTCAACAGTTCGGTCTTTTTGCTCGTAGGGAGTCTGGCAATCGGCTTTGCAACGGGGGAACACGGATGGGAAGTATTAGAACCCTTTACGCAAGGAATGTTTTATGGTGTTTTGACCTTCTTCTTGCTCGACATGGGACTTGTTGCCGCCAGAAGAATTAAGGACTTGCAAAAAACAGGCATTTTCCTCATTTCATTTGCCATACTGATTCCTATAGTGAACGCCGGGATCGGGTTACTGATTGCCAAGTTCATTAACATGCCTAGAGGGGACGCACTTTTGTTTGCGGTCTTGTGTGCGAGTGCTTCGTATATTGCTGTCCCTGCTGCCATGCGATTAACAGTTCCTGAAGCAAATCCCAGCCTATACGTTTCGACTGCCCTGGCAGTCACGTTTCCCTTCAACATCATTGTGGGAATTCCGCTTTATCTATACGGAATTAACCTTCTTTGGAGGTAA
- a CDS encoding SGNH/GDSL hydrolase family protein, whose amino-acid sequence MATRDSGSLNAATRYDLFIFGDSLSDTGNIFQLSGGLFPPPPYVNGRFSNGAVAVETLATSLGLGYQSTNFALGGAQTGRTNVFDFLGVQIGGLLNQVDRFTSQATTLGAGSEDLYLVWIGANDLLNASPSDPTATLNTAIANVTTAVTTLAQSGAKNIVVVQTPNLGRTPQALEQGLLQPLTQASLAFNAALESTLTPLEATFSGVNIVFADLFPIAESIAQNPAQFGFSNITAPYVNAIFPQDPTVDPNQFFFWDRVHPTARGHNLFAGVLRRDVITGITSSVVRNGTAAADRLVGFSGNDILRGQDGADFLEGNAGRDVLLGGSDSDVIVGSTGNDQLTGGEGSDLLRGGLGSDRFIYTSVGDRGDVIADFQVRRDVIDLRVAFNQPAYRRGDRFAAYVRLAQLGSDTVVRVDTNGDVAGGFRNLAQLSNIAVGTLNAGSFRLG is encoded by the coding sequence ATGGCAACGCGCGACTCAGGGAGCCTTAACGCTGCAACTCGGTATGACCTGTTCATATTTGGAGATAGCCTATCGGATACGGGCAACATTTTTCAATTGAGTGGAGGGTTGTTTCCACCACCGCCTTATGTCAATGGACGTTTTTCTAATGGGGCAGTCGCAGTAGAAACCTTAGCCACATCCCTTGGGTTAGGGTATCAATCCACCAATTTTGCGTTGGGAGGAGCGCAAACAGGGCGCACCAACGTGTTCGACTTCCTGGGAGTGCAAATCGGAGGGTTGCTCAATCAAGTCGATCGCTTTACCAGCCAAGCTACTACGTTAGGGGCAGGTTCTGAAGACCTGTACCTGGTCTGGATCGGCGCAAACGACCTGTTGAATGCATCCCCCTCTGATCCCACAGCGACGCTCAACACAGCCATTGCTAATGTCACCACCGCCGTAACTACTCTGGCACAGTCGGGTGCAAAAAACATTGTCGTGGTGCAAACGCCCAACCTGGGTAGAACTCCTCAGGCTCTAGAGCAGGGGTTATTGCAACCGTTAACGCAGGCGAGCCTCGCCTTTAATGCAGCACTGGAATCCACTCTCACGCCCTTAGAAGCCACTTTCTCTGGGGTCAATATTGTCTTTGCTGACTTGTTTCCGATCGCCGAGAGTATTGCCCAAAACCCAGCCCAATTCGGCTTCTCTAACATCACGGCTCCCTACGTTAATGCCATCTTTCCCCAAGACCCAACCGTTGATCCCAATCAATTCTTCTTTTGGGATCGGGTACATCCAACCGCTAGGGGGCACAACCTGTTTGCAGGTGTGCTGCGACGTGATGTGATCACGGGGATCACCAGTTCCGTCGTACGCAATGGAACGGCAGCAGCAGACCGATTGGTGGGCTTTAGTGGCAATGATATTTTGCGGGGACAGGATGGAGCAGACTTTTTGGAAGGCAATGCCGGACGGGATGTTCTTTTGGGTGGTTCTGACAGCGATGTGATCGTGGGAAGTACGGGCAATGACCAACTGACTGGAGGAGAGGGATCAGACCTATTGCGGGGCGGCTTAGGAAGCGATCGCTTCATTTACACCTCCGTGGGCGATCGCGGTGATGTGATTGCTGATTTTCAGGTTAGACGAGATGTGATTGATCTGCGAGTTGCGTTTAACCAACCCGCCTATAGAAGGGGCGATCGCTTTGCGGCGTATGTGAGACTGGCTCAGTTGGGTAGTGACACGGTTGTTCGGGTTGATACGAATGGGGATGTCGCAGGTGGCTTTAGAAATTTGGCACAGTTATCCAACATTGCAGTTGGTACGCTTAATGCGGGCAGTTTTCGGTTGGGTTAA